The Miscanthus floridulus cultivar M001 chromosome 7, ASM1932011v1, whole genome shotgun sequence genome includes a region encoding these proteins:
- the LOC136464541 gene encoding protein PHOSPHATE-INDUCED 1 homolog has product MACSIASLAATLLTFALMFQACLAGRRLTALVQEPAITMKYHKGALLSGPIAVNFIWYGDFSAPQRAVITDFVSSLSAAPAAAQPEPSVATWFKTPRKYYASSKVRFPALRLGSHVVDQNCTLGKRLTERDLLRLAAKGGPSRAINLVLTAADVAVDGFCMSRCGTHGASPRSRSGRFAYVWVGNPASQCPGQCAWPFHQPVYGPQPAPLTPPNGDVGVDGMVISLASMIVGTVTNPFGNGFYQEGSADAPLEAATACAGVYGKGAYPGYAGSLLLDQASGASFNANGAHGRKYLVPALVDPDTSSCATLG; this is encoded by the coding sequence ATGGCTTGTTCCATTGCATCTTTAGCGGCGACGCTGCTGACGTTCGCGCTGATGTTCCAGGCCTGCCTCGCGGGGAGGAGGCTCACCGCGCTCGTGCAGGAGCCGGCCATCACCATGAAGTACCACAAGGGCGCGCTCCTTTCGGGCCCCATCGCCGTCAACTTCATCTGGTACGGCGACTTCTCGGCGCCGCAGCGCGCGGTGATCACCGACTTCGTCTCGTCGCTGTCCGCGgccccggcggcggcgcagcCGGAGCCGTCCGTGGCCACGTGGTTCAAGACGCCGCGCAAGTACTACGCCAGCTCCAAGGTGCGGTTCCCGGCGCTGCGCCTCGGTTCCCACGTCGTCGACCAGAACTGCACACTCGGCAAGCGGCTCACGGAGAGGGACCTCCTCAGGCTCGCCGCCAAGGGTGGCCCGAGCCGCGCCATCAACCTGGTGCTCACGGCCGCGGACGTGGCCGTGGACGGGTTCTGCATGTCCCGGTGCGGCACGCACGGCGCGTCCCCGCGGTCCCGCTCCGGCCGGTTCGCGTACGTGTGGGTGGGCAACCCGGCGTCGCAGTGCCCCGGGCAGTGCGCGTGGCCGTTCCACCAGCCCGTGTACGGCCCGCAGCCGGCGCCGCTCACTCCGCCCAACGGCGACGTCGGGGTCGACGGCATGGTGATCTCGCTCGCGTCTATGATCGTCGGCACGGTCACCAACCCATTCGGCAACGGGTTCTACCAGGAGGGCTCGGCCGACGCGCCGCTGGAGGCCGCCACGGCGTGCGCCGGCGTGTACGGCAAGGGCGCGTACCCCGGCTACGCGGGCTCGCTGCTGCTGGACCAGGCCAGCGGGGCCAGCTTCAATGCCAACGGGGCCCACGGGAGGAAGTACCTGGTCCCGGCGCTCGTGGACCCGGACACGTCGTCGTGCGCCACCTTGGGGTAG